The window TGAAACCTTTTGCTATACACAGCATTAAGGCAACTATTGATCGGTACAAGAAGGCAACTTCAGAAACCTCTAATGCTTGCACCACTCAAGAGCTCAATGCTCAGGTAATTAATTAAGCAAAACCTTTTATTCTTTTAATATTTCCAAGTATACAGAAACATCagaaatattatttaattaattgttgCCTGATTAACAATAATTCTTTTGGCTATCATGGACGTAGTTTTACCAACAAGAATCGAAAAAGCTGCGCCAACAGATACAGATGATCCAGAATTCAAACAGGTAATGTCATAATTATTGCATAATATTTGAGATGAACTTAGAACTTTTCCATTGTTTTGTAAAAGTTATAACATTAATTTTATATCCACAGGCATTTGGTTGGTGAAGGCTTAAGCTCTTTGAATGTAAGAGAGCTGAAGCAGTTGGAGAACAGACTTGAACGAGGCATTACTAGAATTAGGTCAAAAAAGGTACACTAAAATTGTTAAGAATACTAGTAAAAATTGTACATACTGTGTTTCAAATTGTAACCTCATAGCCGTTGAGTATCCTATAGTGACGATATTTATCCAACGTAGCAATCCGTAGAATCTTCTTAATAAATGGCTTTGATGTTTCTTATATATGTGGTTGAACAGCATGAGATGATACTAGCTGAAACTGAGAATTTGCAGAAGAGGGTACGTAATTTCTTGAAACTTGTTTTATCATATTTCCTTGAGGGTTCTTAATTAACAGATCTATCTCATTAATTATTCTTGGTTCTTTAATCGTGAATATGTTGTTCTAATAGGAAATTCAACTTGAACAAGAGAATGCATTCCTCAGATCAAAGGTACGTTTAGCATTAATAGGGAAGAGTCCAAACCTAAATTTTTCCTTCAGTTATTTTCAAACAAATAATCAtgccttttttcttctttccagGTAGCTGAAAATGAGAGGCTTCAGGAACTAAGCATGATGCCAGCTGGGGGGCAAGAGTACAGTGCAATTCAGCAATATTTAGCAAGAAATATGCTTCAACTTAATATGATGGAAGGAGGAGTCCCTAATTCCTATCATCATCAATTACCTACTGACAAGAAGTCCCTTGAGCTTCAGTAGACCGACCGAACGACCATCTTTTGGCTTCCCAAGTATGTCTTCAGAATTCCTCAAACATACACCTTTACCACTATAGACAGCGGTATGTGTCTAAGTGACACGACTTGTCTTTACTTCAAGTGTTCCTAGGTACTATCCTTGGTTTACGTGTCCAAGTGAGAAGTACTGTCAAAGTTTAGGAGACCGCCTATGTATTCTGCCTTAATTAATACAGTAATTGACAAATGAAATGAGCATGTGGTGCCATATGTTGAGGTCTGAGGATATGCTGGTGTTTAGGGTTTAGGAGAATTGACTAGATAGTCTTTCAACATAGCAAGTTGACACAAAGGACATCAGAAAATACCTACCTGGAAAATATGATTTAAAGAAACTTTGAAAGACCAAAAAAGCTCAAGTGGAAGAATATGGATAGCCAAAAAGTAAAACTACGTATCTGTTTCTCCACTGATCATTCTTGTTTCTTTTGATGCAGGTGAATCCACTAAACACTTTGAGAAATTTATTACGAAGGAATTTGGTGTTTAGAATATATAAAGTAATCTCTTATGATTGTGTGTTGCTTAAATTAGTACCTTATTGGTGTATTTGAATTGTTTGCCGTTATTTTGGGACTTGAGAATTTGAACTGGTGGATGTATCAGCTTTGTTGCATCAGACTTTGCAAAGAACAAGCAAGTTTTGGCTAAACTTTTTAGGCAATGTCCCTCTTGAATCTTGATGTATGTCTGTATTTAGAATCGCTGGGGGCTTCTTTGTAGATAaattaacttttaaaaataaaaaataaaataaaaaagtctaTATTTAGAATGCAAGATTCAATTCTAGTTTAGCAATGGTCTACAAAGTTTAGCAAATCAATTCAAAGCATTGGACG is drawn from Nicotiana tabacum cultivar K326 chromosome 22, ASM71507v2, whole genome shotgun sequence and contains these coding sequences:
- the LOC107794002 gene encoding agamous-like MADS-box protein AGL11 (The RefSeq protein has 1 substitution compared to this genomic sequence); its protein translation is MGRGKIEIKRIENNTNRQVTFCKRRNGLLKKAYELSVLCEAEIALIVFSSRGRVYEYSNNNIKATIDRYKKATSETSNACTTQELNAQFYQQESKKLRQQIQMIQNSNRHLVGEGLSSLNVREPKQLENRLERGITRIRSKKHEMILAETENLQKREIQLEQENAFLRSKVAENERLQELSMMPAGGQEYSAIQQYLARNMLQLNMMEGGVPNSYHHQLPTDKKSLELQ
- the LOC107794002 gene encoding agamous-like MADS-box protein AGL11 isoform X1, whose translation is MGRGKIEIKRIENNTNRQVTFCKRRNGLLKKAYELSVLCEAEIALIVFSSRGRVYEYSNNNIKATIDRYKKATSETSNACTTQELNAQFYQQESKKLRQQIQMIQNSNRHLVGEGLSSLNVRELKQLENRLERGITRIRSKKHEMILAETENLQKREIQLEQENAFLRSKVAENERLQELSMMPAGGQEYSAIQQYLARNMLQLNMMEGGVPNSYHHQLPTDKKSLELQ